A stretch of Vigna angularis cultivar LongXiaoDou No.4 chromosome 4, ASM1680809v1, whole genome shotgun sequence DNA encodes these proteins:
- the LOC108332187 gene encoding uncharacterized protein LOC108332187 — protein sequence MQLGFLQNGSDLSPGKSLDGSFRKSSSVISASTISGTSGLNKILPISRRVLKGLKECGRKLVDLELFTQYLEEWVLENLNGDSADGIQGFCSPFTTDELCKLDLAIEGVPFQQLVRMPIFSDISDELREDQYLAAEDFLHAIIIGLWRTFWHKSGPLPLRVSCPSHIGSKFSSVEKAISRGRVREMRGLALISKTVTDSRFKWDHMVEFALFKPEVFLDNDSRLSVSIICEALFYGFHILVSRSLSKISSVNSDSVFLLVLDSKCGAVMKFSGDLGKLDLLNSIDPYLSVAEWIKTYAEIGITPVEPIWNRLGNPNWGDIGTLQVLLATFYSMAQWNGPPRKSVASLISDHSLRLQKRRTECCLIDTENALVPYHATTDYQAGEIVELDQNELFSNGQSSRLKLRCGDILVLDDPQQGQKSFQIHESLVGGNYYLYSAVCLDHPSQLLTLYVGAHPSRLEPSLEDMSLWYQVQRQTKVLNILRNQGILSKYLPEIVASGRILHSGACNKESPGGRCDHPWCGTPILVTSPRGEPLSSVAANEGSFSADEATRLCRDCLAALRSAAMANVQHGDICPENIIRVVEKQGVRNKGSMYVPISWGRAVLEDRDSPAINLQFSSSHALQHGKLCPSSDAESIVYILYFICGGTMSLQDSIESALQWRERSWAKRLIQQHIGHVSALLKAFADYVDSLCGTPYPVDYDIWLKRLNKAVEGSADKGKGIEEVPITLRLEDAAGSSGASGP from the exons ATGCAATTAG GATTTCTGCAAAATGGATCGGATTTATCTCCTGGAAAAAGCCTGGATGGAAGTTTCAGGAAGTCCAGCTCTG TTATTTCTGCTAGTACTATCTCGGGGACCTCAGGATTGAACAAAATTCTTCCTATTTCAAGAAGAGTGTTGAAGGGGCTGAAGGAATGTGGAAGGAAACTGGTTGATCTGGAGTTATTCACTCAATATCTTGAGGAGTGGGTCTTGGAGAATCTAAATGGTGATTCAGCAGATGGGATTCAGGGTTTTTGTTCTCCTTTCACAACTGATGAACTGTGCAAACTTGATTTGGCAATAGAGGGGGTTCCATTTCAGCAACTTGTCCGTATGCCAATCTTCTCTGACATTTCTGATGAGCTTAGGGAAGATCAGTATTTAGCAGCAGAAGATTTCCTTCATGCCATTATCATTGGACTTTGGCGTACATTTTGGCATAAAAGTGGACCACTACCATTACGTGTCTCTTGCCCGTCTCATATTGGTTCGAAGTTCAGTAGTGTTGAAAAGGCAATATCCAGGGGCAGGGTGAGGGAAATGCGTGGTTTGGCTTTAATATCAAAAACTGTCACTGATTCAAGATTTAAATGGGATCATATGGTAGAGTTTGCCTTATTCAAGCCAGAAGTCTTCTTGGACAACGATTCAAGACTATCAGTCAGCATCATTTGTGAAGCTCTCTTTTATGGTTTCCATATTCTTGTATCTCGGAGTTTGAGCAAGATTAGTTCTGTCAACAGTGACTCTGTTTTCCTTCTAGTTTTAGATTCCAAATGTGGAGCAGTGATGAAGTTCAGTGGTGACCTTGGCAAACTGGATTTATTGAATTCAATCGACCCATATTTATCCGTAGCTGAATGGATCAAAACTTATGCTGAAATTGGCATCACCCCAGTGGAACCAATATGGAACCGGTTAGGAAATCCAAACTGGGGGGATATAGGAACTCTACAGGTACTATTGGCAACTTTCTACTCCATGGCACAATGGAATGGACCACCACGAAAATCAGTAGCTTCGTTGATTTCAGATCATAGCCTCCGCCTTCAGAAGCGGAGGACAGAATGCTGCCTCATTGACACTGAAAATGCACTGGTTCCTTATCATGCGACAACTGATTATCAAGCTGGAGAGATTGTTGAGCTTGATCAAAATGAACTATTTTCCAATGGCCAATCATCACGCCTGAAGCTCAGGTGTGGAGACATATTGGTCTTGGATGATCCACAGCAGGGACAGAAAAGCTTCCAAATTCATGAATCTCTTGTGGGAGGGAACTATTATCTCTACAGTGCAGTCTGTCTTGATCATCCCTCACAGTTATTGACTTTATACGTGGGTGCTCACCCATCTAGACTTGAACCTTCTTTGGAGGATATGAGCCTCTGGTACCAAGTGCAACGCCAAACAAAGGTTCTAAACATTTTGAGGAATCAGGGAATCCTGAGCAAGTACTTACCTGAGATTGTTGCTTCCGGTAGGATTTTACATTCTGGAGCATGCAATAAAGAGAGCCCTGGGGGAAGGTGTGATCACCCTTGGTGTGGAACTCCAATACTGGTGACATCTCCAAGAGGGGAGCCACTATCATCTGTGGCTGCTAATGAGGGGTCATTTTCTGCAGATGAAGCGACACGCCTGTGCCGGGATTGTCTAGCTGCTCTAAGAAGTGCAGCCATGGCTAATGTGCAGCATGGTGATATTTGTCCTGAGAACATAATACGTGTTGTCGAAAAACAAGGTGTTAGAAACAAAGGTAGCATGTATGTTCCCATATCTTGGGGGCGTGCCGTGCTGGAAGATAGGGACAGCCCAGCAATAAATTTGCAATTCTCATCATCTCATGCACTTCAGCATGGGAAGCTGTGTCCTTCTTCTGATGCTGAAAGCATTGTGTACATCCTGTATTTTATTTGTGGAGGGACTATGTCTCTACAAGATTCTATTGAATCTGCTCTACAATGGAGAGAGAGAAGCTGGGCAAAGCGTTTGATCCAGCAGCATATTGGTCATGTTTCTGCTCTCTTGAAAGCATTTGCTGATTATGTGGATAGCCTTTGTGGAACTCCATACCCTGTTGACTATGATATATGGTTGAAAAGATTGAACAAAGCTGTGGAAGGCTCAGCAGATAAAGGTAAAGGGATTGAAGAAGTACCAATAACATTAAGATTAGAGGATGCTGCTGGGTCTTCAGGAGCTTCTGGCCCTTGA